In a genomic window of Punica granatum isolate Tunisia-2019 chromosome 6, ASM765513v2, whole genome shotgun sequence:
- the LOC116210451 gene encoding E3 ubiquitin-protein ligase PUB24-like: MEDQDIEIPQYFLCPISLQIMKDPVTTLTGITYDRDCIENWLAKSTKSTATCPVTKQPLPKDSGLTPNHTLLRLIQAWCVTNEKNGVDRIPTPKMQLDVARVLRIVRDLKADHLCLRTLKMLDELWSENERNWACMAEAGVAEAMVPLIIKFTREQRMDGLKESLRILNQTWSSSRPELNLLVQENYDLVDALSWILQLDMGTDDTVPVKANAATILKRIMEVARVTLLERLKLETFKNILKAMREIRTSQPGIKSILQVLIEACPWARNRSKILEAGAVFELIELELEKPEKRVSELTFNLLAQLCSCPDGRTQFLQHAGGIAMLAKRTLRVSPVVDDRAVYILTMISLYATNNVLREMLRVGAVSKLCMVLQADCTSHLKSKARSILRMHSNVWNNSPCITVYLLTRHAAR; this comes from the coding sequence ATGGAGGACCAGGATATCGAGATCCCTCAGTACTTCCTGTGCCCGATCTCCCTCCAGATCATGAAGGACCCGGTCACCACCCTGACGGGGATCACGTACGATCGCGACTGCATCGAGAACTGGCTGGCCAAGTCCACCAAGAGCACCGCGACGTGCCCTGTCACGAAGCAGCCCTTGCCTAAGGATTCCGGCTTGACCCCCAACCACACGCTGCTCCGTCTCATCCAGGCATGGTGTGTCACGAATGAGAAGAATGGCGTTGATCGGATCCCGACGCCGAAGATGCAGCTCGACGTGGCTCGAGTCCTCAGGATAGTGCGGGACCTCAAGGCTGACCACTTGTGCCTGAGGACACTGAAGATGCTCGATGAGCTGTGGTCGGAGAACGAGCGCAACTGGGCGTGCATGGCCGAAGCCGGCGTGGCAGAGGCGATGGTTCCTTTGATAATAAAGTTTACCCGGGAGCAGAGAATGGACGGCCTCAAAGAATCCTTGAGAATCCTTAACCAAACCTGGAGCTCGAGCCGGCCGGAACTCAACCTACTCGTTCAGGAGAACTACGACCTCGTCGATGCATTGTCATGGATTCTTCAACTCGACATGGGGACAGACGATACTGTCCCTGTTAAGGCAAATGCAGCGACGATCCTGAAACGCATAATGGAAGTAGCGAGAGTGACGCTGCTGGAGCGGCTTAAGCTTGAAACCTTCAAGAACATACTGAAAGCCATGAGAGAGATTAGGACCTCTCAACCGGGCATCAAATCCATCTTACAAGTCCTCATAGAAGCGTGCCCGTGGGCAAGGAACAGATCGAAAATCCTTGAGGCAGGTGCAGTCTTCGAGCTAatcgagctcgagctcgagaAGCCCGAGAAGAGGGTCTCTGAGCTCACCTTCAACCTGCTCGCGCAGTTGTGTTCGTGCCCGGATGGGAGGACCCAGTTCCTCCAGCATGCCGGGGGGATCGCCATGCTGGCTAAAAGGACTCTCAGGGTCTCTCCAGTTGTAGATGACCGGGCAGTTTATATCCTCACGATGATCTCACTGTATGCAACAAACAACGTTTTACGAGAGATGCTGCGGGTCGGGGCTGTGTCAAAGTTGTGCATGGTCCTGCAGGCGGATTGCACCAGCCATTTGAAGAGCAAGGCGAGATCGATATTAAGGATGCACTCGAACGTGTGGAACAATTCTCCTTGTATTACAGTTTATCTCTTAACTAGGCACGCTGCTAGGTAG
- the LOC116210437 gene encoding E3 ubiquitin-protein ligase PUB23-like — protein MDEAVEIPSHFLCPISLQLMRDPVTVSTGITYDRESIERWLYSCKNGTCPVTKQLLSDADPITPNHTLRRLIQGWCTLNASQGIERIPTPKAPIDRAQIAKILTDGRKHAHMRLACLQQLRSIASGSERSRKILATTESGVMEFLVSIIISDHESTSVIDEALHVLHNLDISESNIKNLMKSGSRDELVSALVRVMKTSTNYQSRAHAIITLRSIFKIADPMQLINIEHEFFQELVRVLSDQISQQASKATLKLLVELCPWGRNRIKAVEGGAVPVLIELLLSINNNSPDNRRSCELILIVLDQLSGCADGREELLKHGAGLAIVSKKILRVSHVASDRAVRVLSSVSRFSANSRVLQEMLQVGVVSKLCLVLQVESSPKTKDRAREILKLHSRVWRNSPCIPSHLLSSYPSNSSS, from the coding sequence ATGGATGAAGCTGTAGAGATTCCCTCCCATTTCCTATGCCCCATCTCACTGCAGCTGATGAGGGATCCCGTCACGGTCTCGACCGGAATCACGTACGACCGAGAGAGCATCGAGAGGTGGCTCTACTCCTGCAAGAATGGCACGTGCCCCGTCACGAAGCAGCTGCTGTCCGACGCAGATCCCATCACCCCGAACCACACGCTCCGCCGGTTGATCCAGGGCTGGTGCACCCTCAACGCCTCCCAGGGGATCGAGCGGATCCCCACCCCGAAGGCCCCCATTGATAGGGCTCAGATCGCGAAGATCCTCACCGATGGCAGGAAACATGCCCATATGCGTCTTGCATGCCTCCAGCAGCTCAGGTCGATTGCCTCCGGAAGCGAGAGGAGCAGGAAGATCCTCGCCACCACAGAGTCGGGCGTTATGGAATTCCTCGTATCAATAATCATAAGTGATCACGAATCCACCAGTGTTATCGATGAAGCGCTGCACGTCCTACACAACCTCGACATTTCCGAATCCAACATCAAGAATCTCATGAAAAGCGGCAGTAGGGATGAGCTCGTGTCTGCTTTGGTTCGTGTAATGAAAACCAGCACAAACTACCAGTCGAGGGCACATGCGATAATTACTCTCAGATCGATCTTCAAGATCGCAGACCCAATGCAACTGATCAACATTGAGCACGAGTTTTTCCAGGAGTTGGTCAGAGTTCTGTCGGATCAGATATCCCAGCAAGCCTCCAAAGCCACGCTGAAGCTCCTGGTGGAGCTTTGCCCTTGGGGCCGGAACCGGATCAAGGCCGTCGAGGGCGGGGCAGTCCCAGTCCTCATCGAACTCTTACTCAGCATCAATAACAATAGTCCCGATAACAGGCGATCCTGTGAGCTAATACTGATCGTGTTGGACCAGCTCAGCGGGTGCGCAGATGGACGGGAAGAGCTGCTGAAGCACGGAGCTGGGCTGGCAATCGTGTCGAAGAAGATCCTGAGGGTGTCACACGTGGCAAGCGACAGGGCCGTGAGGGTCTTGAGCTCGGTGTCGAGGTTCTCAGCGAACTCTAGGGTTCTTCAGGAGATGTTGCAAGTTGGGGTGGTGTCGAAGCTTTGCCTGGTGCTTCAGGTTGAGAGCAGCCCAAAGACGAAGGATAGGGCGAGGGAGATTCTCAAGTTGCATTCTAGGGTTTGGAGGAATTCTCCTTGCATTCCTTCTCATTTGTTATCATCTTATCCTTCTAATTCTtcatcatga